The region cactcattcttcttcttctcttctagatctctatgtcatgtgttgagaaccagctcacacttgttctaggttgatcaaaggcttggtgagaaagactgtgttgctgatctagttcaatctcttgataatactctgctacagaaaagaatcaagggttagagagattgaaggaatgagttgttccaattccgttgcgtaatgtaagtttttactttactctataTTTATATTCAATTTCATAGAAGCATGTTCTAGGactttgcatgtttgtttgataatatgtaaattgcatgaaaataaataaagatcccgcAGTAAGTATTTCTTACAGTTCGATGACAGACTAGATCTATTTATTGATAGATTGGATCCGTTGGATGCAAGACTAGGTCTAGTTCAATACTAGACTGGGCCTAGTTCGATGTCAGACTGATTATAGTTTGATGCCAGACTGGAACCATTAGATAATAGACTAGGTCATTTCAATGCCAGACTAGGTCCATTGGATTCTATATTGGATTTAGTTTGATGCCAGATTGGATCAATTTGATCTCAAACTATGTTTATTTCTATGCCAAACTGGATTTATTAGATGCTAGACTAGGTCAATTCAATGTCAGGCTGGATCCATTCGATGCTAGACTGGGTCTTGTTTGATGCTAGACTCGGTTTATTCGATGTTAGACTAAATCCATTCGATACCATACTGGGTCTTGTTCGATGCTAGACTGTATCTAGGTCGATACCATACGAAGTTCATTCGATGCCAGATTGGATCAATTGGATGCCAGACTGGTTTAATTTTAAGCCAGACTGGGTATATTCGATTACAAATTGGATTAATTTAATGTTAGACTCGGTACATTCCATGCCAGACTAAATCTATTCTATGCCATACTAGGTCTAGTTTGATTCCAGATTAGGTTCGTTGGTTGCCAAACTCGGTCTAGTTTCATGCTAGACTGGATTCTTTAGATGACATACTAGGTCTAGTTAGATGCCAAACTGGGTCTAGTTCAATATCAGTTTAGGTTCATTAAATGTCAGACTAGATCCATTCAATGCAAAACTAAGTTTAGTTTGATGCCAGACTAGGTCCATtagatgccacatcgatgccagACTGGATACATTTGATGCCAGACTCGGTCCATTCGATGTCAGACTCGGTCTATTCGATGTCAGAATCGATTTATTCGACACCAGACTAGACCTATTCGATGTCAGAATGGGTTTATTCAATGCTGAACTTGGTTTAGTTCAATGCTAGACTAGGTCTAGTTCGATGCCAGATCAAATCCATTTGTTACCATACTTGGTCTAACCAGAAAGCCAAAAATCTTTGAACTCGACAATGAAACCATGCGTGTCTTGGTCAATTTAGTCAAATTAAAACATTTCGATTATCTTGGTTatgcaaaacaaaataaaatattttttattttctttcccatttacaattaatattttatttgagtAAGTATTTGACCACCAACCGGTAGATGCCACTTGTACCCACTTAACAAAGGAACCCAGATTTTGTCGCATTTAATTTTTGCTCGTATAGCACTTAGTTTACTCACAGCGAGTTCGAGTACCACCTTTTGTTTTCCCTCAACACTTTTCTCATTTTATGCGAAGAAATCCTCAATCCAATGGCTGTTCCGAACCAGAAAGCTGAAATCTTTGAACTCGACAATGGAACCATGCGTGTCTTGGTCACCAACTACGGCTGCACCATCACCTCCCTCTCTGTTCCGGACAAAGATGGTACTTTCTGCTGCACAATAGATACTATACTTTTATATATAATTTCTTCCTAAgtattgttgttaatttttttgtgattttccttttctttgtttcccTGTGAAATTTGAAGGAAAATTGGCCGATGTTGTTCTCGGATTCGATTCCCTCGAGCCGTATTTGGTAAATTTTATCATCTTTCTTGCAGACCCAACTGGCTTAATCGGttgtattttgattttttttttatcttttttgcATTCTGAATTTTGAGTCTGGAAAGAGGCAATGCAATGCAATGCGAAAGGGTTTGGCGAATTCAATTTGATCAAGCCCTTTTCGTTTTGCTTTATCTGTTTTTGATCTATTGAGAGGAAAAAGAAAGATACCAATTTGATAATTTTGTGGGAATTTTCAATGTTGATTTGTTTTGTATTTGTGAATTAGAGTTGTCAATGTTGTTATGCTCTcatggatttttttttatgattggcACAATGTATGTGTGATTAGAATGGTGCTGCTCCTTATTTTGGAAGCATTGTTGGCCGGGTTGCCAATAGGATCAAAGATGGAAAATTTACTCTCAATGGAGTGGAGCACTCTCTTCCTATCAACAACCCTCCAAACAGTCTCCATGGTATGGAATATCATCTTAATTTGTTGTCAGATTAGTACAATTCTTTTTTAATCTTCTGATAAGATTCTAGGTCATAAAACACAAAACCTTGTATGAAGAACTGCTATTAGACCAAATCCAACAATGGTTACAGTGAGTTGATTGGAGAGGTTCCCCTCTCTTAAAAGTTAAACTAACTCACCAATACAATTCTCCTCCCCCGTGAGTCAGTTGGTCATTTATTTCTAGAGTGCCCTTTCTCCAGGGCTCTGTGGGGTAAAGTGTTAAATGAGTTCGGAGCCTCATGGTGTATGCCTTCCTCTTATTCACAATTGTTCATGTATCAACTAGAGGGAGGGAAGAGAATGGCTGGTTTATGGCAGAGTACCGTGTTGGCCACTTTTTGAGTTATTTGGTTGGAGAAAAATAGTAGGATCTTTGAAGAGTTCTCGTGTTCTGTGAATTTTCTTTGGGATAAAGTTAGATTCTGGGTTGCTACGTGGGTGTATAGATCGAAAGGTTTTGATGGATTTTTATTTTTGGACCTTTGTAGGGAGTGGGTCTATTTGTGGTCGTAATCTTTCTGGTCAGGTTTCTCCTAGGCATTGTATTATTCTTCATTTTTGCAACCACGGTATTCCTCTGCCAAAAGATAGGGTTCTCAATGTTATTGAGAGGAGGTCTCTTTTGACCTctgtttcttttttaaaaaaaatatacaattctCCTCCCCCCTCTTCAGCCACTCTCGGCGCTTATTTACAGGCCCTTCATTACTTTAACTACCCTCATCTAACTAAGAGCAATCCACCACTAGCACTAAACATTCCACAACTAACTTCATAACAATACATCTATCAAAATCATGTTCTTCAGTATGTATGACACTAACTTTCATAAGTTTGTAGTTTCTTCCTGTATCATCAGTTTGAATTACCCAAAACATGTTGCTTTTGATCGCCAGTTTTGTCAAACAACAGAACTGTTATTATGTTTCTATGAAAAAAAATTCTTCAGACATAATAAATTTAGGATTGAACAATCTTGTATTCTGTTGCTTTGAGTTGTTTTACAAATATCTGAAGATGGTTAGGATTAGGATTACCTGTTTGTTTTGATTGAAATCAAGAAAGGGCAAAATAGATCTATCTCAGTAAATTCATTGCTCTAAGGATCCTTGTTCATCGATAGATTAATTTAGACTTGGTGAGGGGTTATATGAGTACAGCCATTTCTCTTTTTCAGCAACCGAGAATTGAAggttaaaatacaaaataaataataaaatcatttcGATATGGTAAATTTATGATTAGATTACAACATGCTATGGAATTTTTGATGAAGCATTTATAAGAATACCGCCCTGATGTCTTGTTTCATTCAGTCAAGTAAAACAAGAAAATGTTCTGTGCATAAGGAAAACAAATTTATTTGTACATATGGATTGCTTTAAAAAATAGTGTCATAGTTTGCCTCAAATGGAAGAAAAATCTATTCTGGGCAGCATGCTTTTTTAAATATTCCTCTTTAAGACCATTATTAGACCGAATGATGGAACAAAAGCAATATCAAAATAGTCTCATTTTTTTCCAGTTCTTAAATATTTATTGTGTTTTGCTTCAGTTCGGTTTTCATAATTGATTTTACAATGTTCACTGTTTCTCTTTACTGTGTTTAGGTGGGAACAAGGGTTTTGATAAGCAGATATGGGAGGTTGCTGAATATGAAAAGGGTGAGAACCCACACATCACTTTCAAGTATCACAGCCGTGATGGCGAGGAAGGTAAACTCGATGTTTCCCTGTTTTATCTCATCTCTCTATCACTCTCTCCAGACCccctttatcattttttttatgtttttcctGGTTGTAGGTTACCCAGGAGATGTTTTTGTCACTGCAACTTACACACTTACATCAAGCACAACATTGAAACTTGACATGGAAGCAGAGTCTAAACACAAGCCCACACCGATCAGCTTAGCCCAGCACACCTACTGGAATTTAGCAGGTCATAACTCAGGGACCATTCTGGACCATTCAATCCAGATACGGGCGAACTGTATTACTCCACTGGATCAGAACAGTATCCCAACTGGTGAAATACTTCAGGTTAAAGGAACTCCCTTTGATTTCACTTCTGAGAAGAGGATTGGTGATGATATCAAACAGGTTGGCCTTGGATATGATCATAACTACGTTCTTGATTTTGGGGAAGAAATTTCAGAACTGAAACATGCTGCAAAAGTTAGGGACCCGTTGAGCTCGCGGGTCCTCAACTTGTGGAGCAATGCTCTTGGGATGCAGTTCTATACTGCAAACTATGTCAGTGGGGTCAAGGGAAAAGAAGGAGCTGTTTACGGAAAACATTCAGGGCTCTGTTTGGAAACACAAGGTTTCCCAAATGCAATAAACCAGCCAAACTTCCCCTCAGTTGTTGTCAAACCTGGTGATAAGTACAAGCACACCATGTTGTTCGAGTTTTCGGTTGAGTAAAGTGTCAGTCTTTTAAGTGGCTGCTACTGAGGAGTAGATATCGGAACAAGGTTTGGAATCGATGTAGTTTTTGCCACCAACTTGTTTAGAACCAAAATGATATTTCTCAAGTATTTAATGATGAGACAGTCCTGTGTGTATAGTTACTGAGgctatttttcttttttcttgctCGGTTGTGTTGATGAAATGACTTTCTTGTTCATAAAGAACAATAAAAATTAGTTTTCCTTATAGTTGCATTAGTGCCGAGACAGGCAAGTGTACGTTACAACTTTTGTCTGCTTTTCTTGAATGTCTTCGTTCTCCCTGAACAAGTATAATACAACAGTTTTGAAGGGCAAATTCTATTGTCTTAGTTATGAACAGCCAAATGACCCACATTTTTCGGTCCCTACCCGAAACCAGAGGCACCCTGGGTGAGTATTAGTCTGTGTGAATTAGGCTAGGGTTTCAATTCAAGTATACTGCTTATTCTAAAGGTAGAACAACCTCACTTTATATAACGTCCTGAAGAGCCAAGACCGCcacactgtgtacttgtaaagtgcaagacttgctaatcaagtcattaatttaaaaacgtgtcattagtttaagtgttctagggttaaaagacattttggtctcaaaagatacattttataaattaataaacagtttacagaagggatccccaaaagatcagagTTTAAAAGCTGAATTGCAAAACTCAACAggtaagagtaaacattagccatactaaggcaaaatacaaggttatggtcctcttgtccctgtaatctcctcaactgtggcggctaaGCGACCTACCATGTACATTTACCctacagagctctccaatcagggctgatcgatCCTGCctctgcctttacctgcaccacacaacacccgtaagccgaggctcagcaggaaaacaacatacacaatatATACAACAATTCTCAAACAgatattctagtaagcatgttcaatTATCCAATCCATAACATTTAAGTATACTTCAAGGTACAAACAGTCTCACCCacacttagattattcaacaatctcatctatagccaaatacaatattcaatttacacaaatactagggccgacaccttaggccgcaccctctgtttaacccactgactccggcccgcttaaaccgagctcagtgcataataagctgtcctcggataccagtgtccgagtcgtgccaattgcacaagttaactgtggcacgcttaggccatcggtttacaatttacatggcataataccattctttcaatcatatatattagggagcccttagtcccgttcaaatattcaaccgggtgtagttttcttacctttaatctccaCGGTtttgaattacgagcaacacccctcaagcacgatccgttcctgagcctaagcctttatcacctagtcacaaccaaagtataaggtCTCATTAAAACTCAAGTTAGGATTTCCGgtcacaaaactaacttccgggaaaacAAATCCTACCAAACACTGTGGTGGAATGGTTCCCGAGCTTCCTAGACTTGATTTAAGTCCTTAAAAACCCCAAAAGATCAAGtgggcaaccaagggctgcggcccttgaagcttagctgcggccctagcctcaaaacagaaccaagggtcACCCTGGCAAaaacatgcgccgcggcccttgcatgggcgccgcggcgctcacccctggccgagcctccttggctcattttcaacctagggccgcagcgctctagaacagagtcgcgacccttcctttcgaacccagaaaacccaccattttaaagctcaaaacctcagccaaaaccacccttaagctccctaattcaacacccaacattaccacaacttattaCACAACTCATGCTACACCattcaacagaaattcagctcaaTAACCCATAGAAATCTCACTTTCAATTCTTGAGCTCTAAGAACACAAACACCCAATTATAATCAGTCCAAACTCAATCTCCAATCACCAATTCatgaaacaaagcttaccttcttgatagaacctttcctcaagccaaaacccagctgattccaaggatcttccaagctcaaatccagCCTAACCATCAATTGAACACACCTCAATAACTCAGCTGAAACTCAAGTTCTAAccatagaaagaaagaaattcatgcttaccttagccctggTTTAACCCTTGATTGTCCACTGAGCTAATCCTCAAAGTTGCTCCTGAATTCCTCTAAATTTCCAGCAATTCTTCAACTCTAATTTCCCAATTTTCCTTTGAATGTTTCTCCCttgaaaatgagagagagagagagagagagagagagagtaaccagCTGAGTAGAAAATAATGTCGGTCTAAttctttctaaaggcttcctaggTTTGTCTtactcgttaagttaatcccaaggctcggggtgccggaaccgtccccgaggccaaaacgacaaaatcccccaatattcccttctcgacatcctaacctcaaatatatctccatatatttattttcatgacccaatagtacccgatacctaaaatacccctgacttgtccaaagtcatattttaagtcccgttgtgacttttcccgctatctgaccctaggatcgtctcgagttgcgctctatgaacctgcccacataataatgtggttctcacatatatcacataaatatttcatattaacacataatatcattaattatcatataatcatcattaatcacatattcacacatttaagtcaataatattcattctaatcccaattatgccttcccggcacactaatcaaggcccttaagccttattagcgaatttgggtcgttacactttatTCCAGAGAAAGCAAGAACAACTAGCCTATATTGAAATGTATCTATGGCAAGGAGTGTGCTCAAATTTTGCCAAAACTGCACATAGGCATATGTGTGGAACCAAAAGTGCAGCATATGCCTGCAGTTTGCCAATACAACTATCATATTGGAGAGCTCCCCAAAAGTCGTGGCAATGTCAAATATGATATCACTGTggttgattatttcacgaagtgggcagaagttAAATCTTTAGCAACTATAACGTCGAAAAAGCTGAGAGATTTTGTATAATGAGCTATAGATTGCAGATTTGGTATCTCCTTCGAGTTTATACCAGACAATGAAAAGTTGTTTGCCTGCAAGGAAATGAGAAAAGTTGGGTATTAAAAAGAGTTTTTTCATTTGGTTAGCCACCGTCAACCAAGATAGTTAATAGAATCATTATGCACAATTTGTACACCAACCTCGAAAAATGTAAAgggaaaaattaaaaatttacttGATTATTAGAGCAACTCAAATGGTGGCGACCCCATTCGTTGTCCAAAATGTCTAAATCATCCTAAagtataatttttattttctctctcatttacATCACTTTTGGCAACATTTTCCATAAAAATACTTCAATGCTAAGTCACTCCAAAAGTTGTCAACTATAGTCCCACATATCATTATTAAACATAGTATTACATATTATTCATAATAAAAAAAGAACAAGCAAAAAGAAAAGCATCGTGATAGAGGCAACAGTGCTTCAATATTCAAAGTCACAAAGTCCTCTCCAATGAATTGACACCGTGGCCTGTCAGATACACTCAACAGGCTACCATTTTAGCAAGGAGCATTAAATTTGGTCTTAGAAACTAAGTCAATGAATATTTTTTAAACAAACCCCAAAATTCTAAACTTCCCACTATCCAATAAAAATGTAAATTTTGTAACGAGTAGCTTCCACAAAATCTATGGGCCTAAAACACTTCTCCTTGCTCAACTAGAGAATCACCCTTCTTGCTAAGTTATGAATATGAAGCTATGATTCCTACTAAGGTTGTAGGAGGATCTTTGAGGTGAAATGCATATGATATTGCAAAGAAAGACAACTCAAAGTTGGTGATCTGTCCAATGAAAAGTCTTTCTAAATACAAAAGAGCCTAATGCAGTTTTTGGTGCAAATAGGGAAGACTCATAAAATTGGTGAAGTCATTGTGTCATATAAATGATGAGTTAGTCTAGTGAGCTTGGAATGTGGAGCATCGAAAGTTTTATTAGCAGTAGTGTAAGTAATTTTAAAAACTTGAGCaaattttctttgtaattttacTAAGTTTTGGGGggtttatgattatgtgttagtgCTCTACCGTTCTTTGTGTGCGATTTTAAATAAAAACACTACTGGTTTTTgatcattttttcatgaaaagagCAGTTGCATTAAGAAAAAAGTTTTTAAGTGTAGAAATCAGCAAGTTCCCATGTACTCCCAAAATATTGTCTCAAAAGTATGCACAACGAGCACCCAACATGCGATGCTGGTGCCACTGGGTTGGATTCAAGCACAGCAACACTCTCGCTGTCATCACCTAGCGAGAGGTTTTTTGCAGTACGGTATTTTGCCATTGGATCATACCACATATGCGGTTTGGACAATTTTCCAAACCACAACCCGCACCACATAGATCTCAAACCGCATAAACCGTACTACAAAAATTCAGTGTGGTGCAATGCGGTGTGAACGGcttatacctatcgccaaataatttaacaattaaatattataattaataaagattCATGATAAAGTTTATAACTAAAAAGTatttaacaaaacaataaatatacaacaaactaataaacttttagcaaagcaataaaaatacaacaaattaataacaaagaaaaatatgatataaaagtaaatattttgATTAAGAAAGAATATATTTAGGTTGAAGttgaatatgtgttagcatcctatgaaacataataattttcttagatattgtgtatattatactatataaacatatatgtattaaatttaaatgtaataaaattgaaaaaaaaattaaaaattaatatatataatgatgcggtgaccgcatttatttaattcaaaacCACAAATCGCACCGCGCGATTTGGCAAAAATACATACTGCAACCGCACCGCAAAGGGTTCTAAACTGCAAATTATAGTGCGGTGAGGGCGGTTTGATAATCAACGACCTCGGAGGTTATAGTTTCAACCACCGGAGTCGTCGCATCTTGGGCTGGGGTCACCTAAGAActatcaacatatgcataacccGAACCTATTCCTTCGTAGGCATTGCATGCACTTTGTTTCGTGATTTATAACAAAACACCATAGGAATATTAGTCCTCATTCTGAACTTTTCTTTGAAGCCTTTAAATCCTTATGTTCTATTTTTGAGTAACAAGTAAGTCCTTATCTGTATTAAGAATTTATGTACAATAAGCTCAGAAAACATTGCACAATTGATGCTACTCATTACTACCTCACTTTGTTTGAAAAATCTAGACTTACATTGGATATCCAATCATATCCTTTTTCTTCAACATATCTTACTTTGTTCGTACAAGTTCAAGGGGTAAAGTCTCCATTGCCAGCTGCAGTATGCAAAGAACAGTTAGGATGCCAaaagtacaatttttttttatcgaaTCGACGAAGATGATGCTTACCCACAATCTCGGAGTTCTGGGATCAGACTTTGAGTGTAATTTGGCCAGCTCTGACTGAAAGGTTATGACTATTGAAGCTTTGAATTCAACTGAGAATGGACTGTGCAAATTAAAACAAGGGATTCAGTCTGAAATCAGCCAACTATTTATTATGGTAACATACAAAAAGAGCTCACTAGATAAAAACATATGAGAAAGTTAAATAAGACGCCTTGCACGTAAAACTTGGACAAAGGAAACAAGTTATTAAAGGAACAAAAATGGAGAAAAGCTAAAAGGCGGGTTGCGCTTGATAAAGTGGAGttcgtaaaaaaaaatattaagaacAATATGCATATTTTGTTAGAATATGGAAAGTGGTTTAGAAATAGAATGCGGTGCATGGTAAGAAGTATGGGGTTACATCTCAAAACTAATTGGTGATGAGTGGATTAACTCATATTCTTATAAATTGTTTCATATATCCACACACTTTCCATGTGAGATATTTTCTCTAACATCCTCCCTCACTATCCCCGAATCACAATGGACTCTTTTGGTTTTCTTTTTGAACCGGTTTTGAATTTGGATCGGATACATACTCGTTAGAGTTTTctttggctcttgataccatgttAGAATATTCTTTGGCAATTAGAATGTGGTGTATGATAAGAAGTATGGGGTTCCAATAAATTGTTGAATATACCCACACACACTTTCCATGTGTGATATTTTCTCAACATATTTGACAACTTAGTAACTTACCCTGCCAAGACTGTTGGACATGTTAAAAGGCGGGGAGGTAAAACATAAATGGGCAGAGTCAGATTCCGGCATACATCTCCATCTGCTATCTAAAGAATGAAAAGAAACAAAAACATATATTTTCAGTTATGTGTGATTTCAGTTTAAGTTCCCTTGAAGAAACTGTTGCATACCTGGGTAGTTTGAACAAGTGATGTTTCAGTAATAATTTTTTCACCAAGAAGAATTGACTCTACACGAAGCAAGTGTATATCAATGGAATTAATGGGAACTGCAGATGCTTCCACTGTTAGTTCACCAGTAATGGCATCTGTCAAAGAACATTGAGTAGACATTCTTCCAGTAACCCGAAATCCACCTGTTAAGTGAGACCATTAATTATCAGTAGGATAGTCTACTTAAAATTTTCCATACACTAagaaatcaaacaaaaaaataagaACTACCGATTCTAACAAGATGAAACATAAGACAATAAACAAGTGTTTGATATGGAAAGGAgactataaaataaaatatatggtACACGATGGAGGTAAGCAACAAACCAGATTTTAATTCAGGAAGCAGTGGATGTCTTTGAGTGTCTTGAGTAACATAAAAGATCACCATCTCAGGAGCAATTGGTCCTGCTAGAAGATCATCTACACAGTttccaaaaaagaaaaagatctTTCAGTTATTTAGATGAAATACAAAGGAAAACACATTATCAAGACAAAATCACAGTTAGAGAATTAATCGTCAATACAGCCATAAACTACCTTTGTCGCTTTCAACTATGAACTCTGTTGTTGTAGATAATGATTTATGAAGGTACCCTCTCATCAAATCTACAGTTAATAAATACTTTAAAAGATTTTTTAGTCGTCAATAATTTGCGAGGTTGAGCAGTGAAGAATTGCACTTCtctaaaaagaaaatattcaccTGAATGCTAATATCGGCCCCATGGAAGGTCTCATAAAATTTTTCTAAGTTCTGTTCACCTGGCTTCTTGATGTACAGAGAAAATGGTATCTGCCATTGAAATGAACAACCGACAACAGAAATAATATGAAGGGAATTTACACTTGACTCAAAAGGGCATCAAGAATTATGAAAAGATTGGGAAAAGTTTGCAGCCGCTATAACTTATAGtatctataaaaaaaaagtgAGAATAAATTACCATGACATCAATATCAGGTATGTTGGATTAAAACAAGATGAAGAGAACCAAATATCATACAAAGAAATCTTATTTCTTGCTAACTATAAACTAAGCCAGAGAATAGTTAAGAAATAAGTGAAACATCAGCATCATCTATTCATCTGCTAGCATAATGATATTATTAAAAGATTTAAGAAGACTTGAGCATCAAAGTGCAAAACCAGAATATCATACAAACTTTCACTAGAAGTTTAAGCAAGAAAGTCTTTTCATTAGGAAGCTCAGAAACAGTCTTTTCTCTTGTAAGTTTAAGGGACTAAAATAGTCCAATAGCAGAAAATTAAGCAAGAAATACTTTTTTGCTAGGAAGCACAGAAACAGTCTTTTCTAATGGAAATTGGAGGCAAAAAACAAAACAGTCAAATCCTAAACAAGTAGACTTTAAAACATGATATAAATTAGTAATGATAGTGATGTAAACTATTAATTTAAGCATCAGTGCCTTAAAACAGCCTATCATAAGAGATTAACATCATCCAAACAAATAGCAACTCCAcaattaaaaacttgtaaattTTACAACCCACCCTTCTTTAAATGACTTAATAGGACACTAATAGTTTCATAAGTGATAATGAAACATCACCAAATAGATTAACAACTTAAAAGCCATGATACAATTCAAATAGTTCATCACTAATATACTACCTCTGTGGTTCCTGAGCTAATCTTTCCAGAAGGTCTAATCTCAATGTTCTTATTCCTGCTTGCAAGTTAGAAAGGAAACTAATGTTACTATCAACACAAATCAAACTAGatatgaaaattacaaataaacaagtgTAATATAACATGAGTCATTAACCAGAACTAAATTTAATATCTCAAGCTAGTTACTACCTTGATCCCACAATCAACTCATCTTATTTAAAGATACAAACAACACAAACTATGACAAAAGATCTCTCAACATTACTCTGAGATTGAAGTCAACCTAGCTCCATTATCACCTTTCAAAAGTCATGAATGTAATAGAGCTCTCGATCATTAAAAGCCAGGACATCGAAATCGAATGAGAGAAATTTTCAAGGACTTTCTAATTCAGTTTAAATTAGCTTAAACAAGAGAAAAAATATTGTCAGACATCATCAAATCATCCAAATTTAGGTACTAAACCCATCTAACTTGAGCACTCTACTAACAGTTCCTTAACAGAAGAAACAATTGAAATCCCAAATTCCCAGGTTTCGGTTTCGAGTTTCAAAATATGGGGTATTTCATTTATGCCCTAGAATAGCAAATGAATTAAAATTCTTACACAATGGGTATAGGCTTAATAACGCCATAGAAAGATTCTATAACACCTGCTGATCCTCCACGAACCTTAAACACCAAAAAAGTTAAGCAAACACAATATGAGAAGC is a window of Humulus lupulus chromosome 4, drHumLupu1.1, whole genome shotgun sequence DNA encoding:
- the LOC133831676 gene encoding uncharacterized protein LOC133831676 isoform X2 — protein: MAIELKLSRGSRVYRPSEALEGKIIVKSPSSISHYGIRLTVNGSVNLQVRGGSAGVIESFYGVIKPIPIVNKNIEIRPSGKISSGTTEIPFSLYIKKPGEQNLEKFYETFHGADISIQYLLTVDLMRGYLHKSLSTTTEFIVESDKDDLLAGPIAPEMVIFYVTQDTQRHPLLPELKSGGFRVTGRMSTQCSLTDAITGELTVEASAVPINSIDIHLLRVESILLGEKIITETSLVQTTQIADGDVCRNLTLPIYVLPPRLLTCPTVLAGPFSVEFKASIVITFQSELAKLHSKSDPRTPRLWLAMETLPLELVRTK
- the LOC133831675 gene encoding uncharacterized protein LOC133831675; its protein translation is MAVPNQKAEIFELDNGTMRVLVTNYGCTITSLSVPDKDGKLADVVLGFDSLEPYLNGAAPYFGSIVGRVANRIKDGKFTLNGVEHSLPINNPPNSLHGGNKGFDKQIWEVAEYEKGENPHITFKYHSRDGEEGYPGDVFVTATYTLTSSTTLKLDMEAESKHKPTPISLAQHTYWNLAGHNSGTILDHSIQIRANCITPLDQNSIPTGEILQVKGTPFDFTSEKRIGDDIKQVGLGYDHNYVLDFGEEISELKHAAKVRDPLSSRVLNLWSNALGMQFYTANYVSGVKGKEGAVYGKHSGLCLETQGFPNAINQPNFPSVVVKPGDKYKHTMLFEFSVE
- the LOC133831676 gene encoding uncharacterized protein LOC133831676 isoform X1; amino-acid sequence: MAIELKLSRGSRVYRPSEALEGKIIVKSPSSISHYGIRLTVNGSVNLQVRGGSAGVIESFYGVIKPIPIVRNKNIEIRPSGKISSGTTEIPFSLYIKKPGEQNLEKFYETFHGADISIQYLLTVDLMRGYLHKSLSTTTEFIVESDKDDLLAGPIAPEMVIFYVTQDTQRHPLLPELKSGGFRVTGRMSTQCSLTDAITGELTVEASAVPINSIDIHLLRVESILLGEKIITETSLVQTTQIADGDVCRNLTLPIYVLPPRLLTCPTVLAGPFSVEFKASIVITFQSELAKLHSKSDPRTPRLWLAMETLPLELVRTK